Part of the Pedobacter roseus genome is shown below.
CGAAATCCGTTATGGAAAAATTAAAGAGGCGCAGGATAAAGTCGAAAAACTCAAAGCCGATCTTGAAAGTCAGCAAACTGATAGCCGCATGCTTAAAGAGGAAGTTACTGCAGATGACATTGCGGGTGTGGTAGGCCGTTGGACAGGCATTCCGGTTACGAAACTGATTGCCAGTGAACGCGAAAAACTGCTTAACCTGGAAGATGAACTGCACCAACGTGTGGCCGGACAGGACGAAGCAATTGAAGCCATTTCTGATGCCATCCGCCGCTCTCGCGCAGGATTACAGGATAAACGCAAACCTATTGGATCTTTTATCTTTTTAGGTACAACGGGTGTGGGTAAAACCGAATTGGCAAAAGCTCTGGCTGAATTTTTATTCAACGATGAAAATGCCTTAACCCGTATTGATATGAGTGAGTATCAGGAACGCCATGCGGTGTCACGCCTGATTGGAGCGCCTCCGGGTTACGTAGGTTACGATGAAGGCGGACAATTAACGGAAGCGGTTAGGCGTAAACCTTATTCGGTAGTATTGCTTGATGAGATTGAAAAAGCGCATCCGGATGTATTTAACATCCTGTTACAGGTATTGGATGATGGCCGTTTAACCGATAATAAAGGCAGAACAGTGAATTTTAAAAATACCATCATCATCATGACTTCAAACATCGGAGCACATTTGATCCAGGATAATTTTAAAAATTTAAGTGACGAAAACCGCGATGAGCTCATTGCCAAAACTAAAAACGAACTGTTTGAGGTGTTGAAACAGACCATCCGTCCGGAGTTTTTAAACAGGATTGATGAATTGATTATGTTTACCCCGTTAAACCGCAGCGAAATCAGGAACATTGTGAGCTTGCAGTTTAAACACGTACAGCAAACCCTGGCCGAAATGGGTATAGAAATGGAAGCCAGCGATGAAGCTTTAGATTGGCTGGCACAATTGGGTTACGATCCGCAGTTTGGTGCCCGACCTTTGAAAAGGGTGATCCAAAAAAGGATCTTGAACGAGCTGTCGAAAGAGATATTGGCGGGTAAGATAGATAAAGACAGCAAAATTAAGCTCGATATGTTTGATCATAATTTTGTGTTCCTGAACCAGAAAGTAGATTAAACATAACAATCAAAATCCCATAGATTAAGTTCTATGGGATTTTTTTCTTTAAAAGACAGGTTACTTTAAAATCCAAAATTCGTCATCTCGATCCGATAGCTATCGGATGGAACGCAATGGAATGGAGAGATCTGCCCAGACAGATTTCTCGACTACGTTATACCCGATAGCTATCGGGTCCACGCGAAATGACAGCCGCTTATTTACCCCTAATTCAAAAACACAATTTACCTAACTAATATGCTAGTTCATTTTCTTGCTTTTTGTTTCAATAATGATTATTATTGATTACACACAAAAACACAAATAAAATGAAACCTAAATTAATCATTATGGCGCTACTATGCGCCATCAGTTGGCGCAGCTATGCCCAAACTGAAAAAGGAAGAGGCTTTGTTGGAGGAAGCCTGAGTTTTGGAACTTCCAAACAAAACAGCTCATCACCCAGCTTAAACACTTTTACCTTAACGCCAAGGGGAGGATATTTTTTAGCCAATAATTTTGCCATAGGCCTGGAGATCCCTTTAAATCTTTCAAAACTCAGGGGTGAAAATTATATCGCATGGAATGAAGAATACGGATATTACGAAGAACAGCGTGGAGTAAAGGAATTTAGCCTTGGTTTTTCTCCTTTCGTACGCAAATACATCGACGTTAAAGATCGTTTAAGTTTTTCATGCAGGCCAACCTACTTCTACAGGTAAATACTTTTAACCGCATTGATGATGAAGGTTACCTGATTCGAACAGATGCTAAAATAAAGGGATGGGGCGCAAGCATAAGTCCTGGCTTTAGTTATTTCATATCAAAACATGCTGCATTGGAGTTTTCATTGCCCGTTGTATCTTTCTTCCATCAAAATTACTATGCTGAAGAATCACTTTATAACTACGACAAAACCAATAATCTGAAGCTCGCCCTGCAGAATTTCACACCAACATTTACTTTCAATTATCACTTTTAACATTTAATAAAATGAAAAATATATTTAGCCGGCTAAAATTAAATGTTTTAAGCTTAGCCCTGCTTTTAACTTATGCATTTAATGTAAAAGCACAAATTATAGCAAACACAGAAATAAAATATTACAGAAGCATTTTCACCGAAGAAAACGGAAAGATCAAATCAATCGGCAACACCGATTTTGAATACTACAAAAGCATCTTCCCTGAAGAAAACGGAAAGATTAAATCCATTGGAGATAAGAAATTTGAATATTACAAAAGTATTTTTCCAGAGGAAAATGGTAAAATTAAATCTGTAGGTGATAAAAAAATTGAATATTTCAGAAGCATATTTCCTGAAGAAAATGGAAAAGTCAAATCAATCGGAGATATGCCTATCGAATATTATAGAAGCATCTTCCCTGAGGAAGATGGAAAAATCAAATCAATTGGTAATGTTACCATCGAATATTACAGAAGCATTTTCCCTGAAGAAAACGGGAAGATCAAATCAATTGGCGGTGCCCAGATCGAATACTACAGAAGCATTTTTCCAGAAGAAAATGGAAAGCTCAAATCAATTACAGGTAAAACAGGCAGCGATTTCGATTTCTCTCCTACTGAACTTTATTACTTTATCCTGAATGCAAATTTAAAGTAAAATACAAACTATTCATTCTTATTACCGAACACCGATCTAATAAATAGGTCGGTGTCTTTTTTTTTAACTGATAATCAATCCATTAGCAGAAAAATAACTAACAACATAGTTTTATTTCATTTTTTTATTTTATCATTGGATACACAAAAACACAAATGAAAATGAAAAAACAATTATTAGTTACGGCTATGGCCGTGGGTATCTCCCTATGCGGTTTCGCGCAAACAAAAGGAACAAATGCAGTAAGCTTCGGTATTAATTCAAGCACGAACAAACTCTCTGGAAACAACTATGAAAACAAAGTGAAAAACAACTCATTCACATTGGGTTATGGTTACTTTTTTAAAGACAACAACAAAATTGGATTGGATTTAACTTACGGCCTAAATAAAAGTACTTATAACAGTAACAACACAACCAGCCAAGAACAAAAAAGCTATGGTGGCAACTTAAGCTATCAGCGCTATTTCCCTCTTGTAAAAACCTTATTTGCCTATGCAGGTGGAAAAGCTGGCTATACCTACAGTAAAAATGATAGTCAATACAACAACACCTACCCACAAGTAACCAGTTATACTTCCAACCAATATGCTGTAGGCGCATATGGCGGTATCACCTGGTTTGTTTCTAAAAGATTTGCATTAGAAACGAGTTTATTATCTGCAGATTTCATTTATAGCAAAACAGAACAGAATGAGGTTGACGCTAATAATTATTTTACCAAAAGCGAATTTACTTCGTTCAATTTAAGTAGTCAGGGATTTATCAACAACCTCGGTTTTAAGATTTATATCCTATTTTAACCTATTCAACTATTAAAGCTTTGGCCCATCCCCTTAAAAATGGATGGGCTTTTTTATTTCTTCTTTGTTTCTATATTCGGCAAAAAACCTGTTAATAAACCAATTAAAGGCAAAAACGCACAAACATTAAATACATATTCGATACTCGTAGAGTCTGCTAATTTCCCTAATAATGCCGATCCAATTCCCCCCATACCAAAGGCAAAGCCAAAAAACAGCCCGGCAACTAAACCTACCTTGCCTGGGATGAGCTCCTG
Proteins encoded:
- a CDS encoding outer membrane beta-barrel protein, with amino-acid sequence MKKQLLVTAMAVGISLCGFAQTKGTNAVSFGINSSTNKLSGNNYENKVKNNSFTLGYGYFFKDNNKIGLDLTYGLNKSTYNSNNTTSQEQKSYGGNLSYQRYFPLVKTLFAYAGGKAGYTYSKNDSQYNNTYPQVTSYTSNQYAVGAYGGITWFVSKRFALETSLLSADFIYSKTEQNEVDANNYFTKSEFTSFNLSSQGFINNLGFKIYILF